One genomic segment of Alphaproteobacteria bacterium includes these proteins:
- a CDS encoding electron transfer flavoprotein subunit beta/FixA family protein → MKVLVAVKRVVDYNVKIRVKADKTGVELANVKMSMNPFDEIGVEEAVRLKEKGVATEIVAVSMGPTQAQETLRTALAMGADRGVLVQSDAELQPLAVAKLMKAVVDKEAPKLVILGKQAIDDDSNQTGQMLAALLGWPQATFASKLTIDGDNMTVTREVDGGLETIAVKLPAIVTTDLRLNEPRYASLPNIMKAKKKPIDTLTPDALGVDVAPRLETLSVEEPPKRTAGIKVPDVATLVAKLQSEAKVI, encoded by the coding sequence ATGAAAGTGCTGGTCGCGGTCAAGCGGGTCGTCGATTACAACGTCAAGATCCGCGTGAAGGCCGACAAGACGGGCGTCGAGCTCGCCAACGTCAAAATGTCGATGAACCCGTTCGATGAGATCGGGGTCGAAGAAGCGGTCCGCCTCAAGGAAAAAGGCGTGGCGACGGAGATCGTCGCCGTGTCGATGGGGCCCACGCAAGCCCAGGAAACGCTGCGCACGGCGCTGGCGATGGGGGCCGATCGCGGCGTGCTGGTGCAGTCCGACGCGGAATTGCAGCCGCTGGCCGTCGCCAAGCTGATGAAGGCCGTGGTCGACAAGGAAGCGCCCAAGCTCGTCATCCTCGGCAAGCAGGCGATCGACGACGACAGCAACCAGACCGGCCAGATGCTGGCGGCGTTGCTGGGCTGGCCGCAGGCGACCTTCGCGTCGAAGCTGACCATCGACGGCGACAACATGACCGTGACGCGCGAAGTGGATGGCGGTCTCGAGACCATTGCCGTCAAGCTGCCCGCGATCGTCACGACCGATTTGCGCTTGAACGAGCCGCGCTACGCTTCGCTGCCGAACATCATGAAGGCGAAGAAGAAGCCGATCGATACGCTGACGCCCGATGCGCTGGGCGTGGACGTCGCGCCGCGCTTGGAAACGCTGTCGGTGGAAGAGCCGCCGAAGCGAACGGCAGGCATCAAGGTGCCGGACGTCGCGACCCTCGTCGCGAAGCTGCAGTCGGAAGCGAAGGTGATCTGA
- a CDS encoding FAD-binding protein — protein MSILVLADHDAAGLKPATLHAVSAAAKLGGPVDILVAGAGTAAIAAAAAKIAGVAKVLHADDASLANFLAENLAPLIVKLAAGRTHVVSAATAQGKNTLPRVAALLDVAQISDIVGVVDANTFVRPIYAGNALATVRSKDAVKVITVRTTAFPPAAAEGGSAAIEAVSGAGDSGLSKFVGQELTKSERPELTAARIVVSGGRGLASGDNFKTYIEPLADKLGAAVGASRAAVDAGYAPNDYQVGQTGKVVAPDLYVAVGISGAIQHLAGMSASKTIVAINKDEEAPIFQVADYGLVGDLFKLAPELTAALPAKK, from the coding sequence ATGTCGATTCTCGTTCTCGCCGATCACGACGCTGCGGGCCTGAAGCCCGCCACGCTGCATGCCGTCTCGGCCGCCGCCAAGCTGGGCGGCCCGGTCGACATCCTCGTCGCCGGCGCGGGCACGGCGGCGATCGCCGCTGCCGCCGCGAAGATCGCCGGTGTCGCCAAGGTGCTGCACGCGGACGATGCGTCGCTCGCCAATTTCCTCGCGGAAAACCTCGCCCCGCTGATCGTCAAGCTCGCCGCCGGGCGCACCCATGTGGTCTCGGCCGCGACCGCGCAGGGCAAAAACACGCTGCCGCGCGTCGCCGCGTTGCTGGACGTGGCGCAGATTTCCGACATCGTCGGCGTGGTCGATGCGAACACCTTCGTACGCCCGATCTATGCGGGCAACGCGCTGGCGACCGTGCGTTCGAAAGACGCGGTGAAGGTCATCACCGTGCGCACTACGGCGTTCCCGCCGGCCGCCGCCGAAGGCGGTTCGGCCGCGATCGAGGCCGTGTCGGGTGCGGGCGATTCGGGCTTGTCGAAATTCGTCGGCCAGGAGCTGACGAAATCCGAACGCCCGGAACTCACCGCCGCGCGCATCGTCGTGTCGGGCGGGCGCGGTCTCGCCTCGGGCGACAACTTCAAAACCTATATCGAGCCTTTGGCCGACAAGCTCGGCGCGGCCGTCGGCGCTTCGCGCGCGGCCGTCGATGCGGGCTACGCGCCCAACGACTACCAAGTCGGCCAGACCGGCAAGGTCGTGGCGCCGGATCTTTATGTCGCCGTCGGTATCTCGGGCGCCATCCAGCATCTGGCGGGCATGTCCGCGTCCAAGACGATCGTCGCGATCAACAAGGACGAGGAAGCGCCGATCTTCCAGGTCGCCGATTACGGCTTGGTCGGCGATCTGTTCAAGCTCGCCCCCGAACTCACCGCCGCTTTGCCGGCGAAGAAGTAA